Below is a genomic region from Medicago truncatula cultivar Jemalong A17 chromosome 3, MtrunA17r5.0-ANR, whole genome shotgun sequence.
TGAGTGAAAATCTGAGTCTGGAATTAGGACGTAATGCCCATTTAACGTGTCTAGTAAAGATTCTATCACTTAGTTATGATGGACTTCCTTATTACTTGAAACCATGCATTTTGTATTTTGGTTTATACCCAGAGGACTATGCAATTAATCATAGGAGATTAACTCGACAATGGATAGCTGAAGGGTTTGTAAAATTGGAAGAGAGAAGAACTCCAGAGCAAGTTGCAGAAGAGTACTTGTCTGAATTGATTCAGAGAAGTTTGGTTCAGGTCTCAAATGTTGGCTTTGAAGGAAAAGTTCAAACATGTCAAGTCCATGATTTAATGCGGGAATTGATCATTAGAAAAATGAAGGATTTAAATTTCGGTCATTGCATGCATGAAGATAGTGAATCAGTTGCACTTGGAAGAACTAGACGCCTATCTATAGCCACTAATCCCAACAATGTGTTCAGGAGCACTAATAATTTACAATTTCGGGCTATTTATGTGTTTGAAGAAGATGGATCATTGGAGCATTTCATGGGTAAAGTTTGTTCGCAGTCAAGAATTTTGAAGGTCCTTGACATTCAAGGGACGTCGTTGAATCATATCCCTAAAAATTTGGGGAATCTTTTTCACTTGCGGTACATTAACCTAAGGAATACAAATGTAAAGGCTCTTCCTAAATCTATTGGTGAGTTACATAACTTAGAGAcattggatttaagagaaacaCTAGTGCATGAGATACCTAGTGAAATAAACAAGCTGACAAAGTTACGGCATCTGCTTGCTTTTCATCGCAACTATGAACAAAAATATTCTGCTTTGGGCTCTACAACTGGCGTGCTGATTGAAAAAGGTATTAAAAACATGATTTCCCTAAAAAACCTTTATTATGTGGAGGTAGATCATGGGGGAGTAGATCTCattgaagagatgaaaatgCTAAGGCAGTTAAGGAAGTTAGGTTTAAAGCATGTAAGAAGGGAACATGGGAATGCCATAAGTGCTGCAGTACAAGAGATGCAACACCTTGAATCACTTAATATCACTGCAATAGAAGAGGATGAAATTATTGACTTAAACTTTGCGTCAACCCCACCAAAACTTCAACGGCTCCATTTGAAAGCTAGACTAGAGAAGTTTCCTGATTGGATTCCAAAatttgagtgtcttgttcagaTTTGTCTGGCTTTATCCAAGCTGAAAGATGATCCGTTGCAGTCACTGAAAAATTTGCCAAATCTTCTGAAGCTCAATTTGTTGGAGAATGCCTTTGATGGtgaaattttgcattttcaaaATGGAGGATTTCAAATATTGAAAGAACTGATTCTCAGTCACTTGAATAGACCAAATTCTATCCTTATAGAGAAAGGAGCTTTGCTCTCTCTTGAAAATCTTAAATTGGAAAGGATCCCCAAACTAAAGGATGTGCCTTCTGGCATCAAACACTTGGATAAGCTCAAAGTCATTGACTTAGTTGATATGCCAGATGAATTTGTTAAGAGCATTGATCCAGACGGAGGACAAGACCATTGGATTATAAACCATGTTCCTATTGTGTTCATTCGTCAATGGTTTGGCCCAAAATACTATGATTATGAGGTTCGCACTATTAACTCATCCACCAAAGAAGTCCTGAGAGATGAGAATGCTAAGGTGTCTAGCTagcttcaaaagaaaaaggtaCATTTCCTCTAATCACACAATGATTCTCTTATACATCTTTTTAGATATCTTTTACAATATTAACTTGTGAAACTTTTCAAGAATAAAGTAGGTTCTaatattgtatatatttttcatttgatgtGCTACCATATAAAACATTCTCACACTAGCATTCAATTTTACAGTGATTCTTCATTGAACTTGTTTAGTTAACTTGACAACTGTATGTGATACCTGACTCAATTGTTTCTTGTGTGAAGGTGGACAGAAATTCAGATTCTCCATTTACAGCTCAAAGATGACGTAATTTGTTCTTCACTCTATCTATGATGCTTGAATACAAAATATTTCCTTCTTGCCATGCAATTGTCAAGGAAAATGTGGATTTAATTCATCAAGTAACTTCggcttttcttttttaattttcttatttagGGTGTTGTAACTTAGTATGTTATTATAATATGGCTGTAGAACCTTTCATTCAAAACCTTGTAATCACAACCTATACACGGACTCCATTCAGACGTCATTTTGAAGTTTCTGTCcatgtaataatcaaaatatcctcatttgaatgaatatttttattttgctaacCAAGATTAATTCTGCTTTCATTATTTAAGTTGATTCAAAGTTAATCAAGAGGACATGTATGTGACTTAGCCAACTGGCTTCATCATCCCTCGTTACCTAATTATTTTTGGAAGCTTTAAAAAGGCCTTGTATATGGTCTAAACTGGCTCCCAGCCTAGGTTCAACTCTAGTTTCTTCCTCACCgattatttattcataatttcCAAGTCAGAAACTTCGCTCTTCAGCTACCCATCAGGTTTCGAGTATATCACTCCAAATTCATTTGCAGCCACATTCTTTTTGAAGGATCACATTCTATCAACCCACATATTGTGTGTTGAAGTCATTCCTACTTCCACACCACAGGACTCTTCCTAACTCAGAAACACTAATTGGTTGAGCTACCTTGGCAGAATCTAAGCCACTTCCTATTTCCTAACTTCTTCCCTTCTGCTGCTACACTAGACTCAATCACTCAACATGTGCAAGAGCTTACCATCACTCACACAGACCAAATACAAAACAATAGCTACAACCACTCCAACAGTTACTCTAAACTTGGTGTTTCACGAATGAAGTtagttttattaataatttcatGTGTCTCTTTAAGTTGACAATTGTGGACAGAAATTTGGGTTCTCTATGATGCAGCTCAAAGATGATGTATTTCGTTCTATAGTGcttcattcaaaataaaatgcTTCCTTCTCGTCCGGCAAATAACTAAGAAAAATGTTGATTCCAATCACTTAGTGAATTTggcttttactttttatttttgtcatttgaggttgttttaaaatttggttGTGAAACCGAATTGAATCCGTTTTTAGAATCTATGAAACCTATCCTCTGAATGACCTAAATTCGATTTTGCATAACACAGTACCATTTAAACCCATCTCTCCTAATTGTATCCAGTTCAAGAAACCCAAAATCGAAACCTCAATTGATACCTTCTTCTCACATATCCAATTCGAAATCCAAGCCTCTTGTTGGGATTTTTGGTGGCTGTATTTTAGAAAACTTCTTTTATTCCCTCATCTCTCTGTAACTCAGCcgtttttgtttgaaaaaggaaaaaaattgggaTTTCTGAGTTTCATATTAAGATTATGAAGATCACGGTTGGAAAAGATTGGTAGAATGATGAACATTAGTTAATATGAATCTTGTTTCTAAAAGGGAATAAGATAATATTTTGTGATTTGTGTTAATTTTGGATGATTGTGAAGAAGATAatattttgggtttttttttttttttgagttttgtgatgaattttattagtttttctgAATGAATTTGGTTACgaagatgatgatttttttCGGTTTGAGGATGAAGTTGATGAAGGAGGAAGATGAATGTTaacgtttttttaataagtggcGGACGGAGGTaatttaaaggaccaaaatgaggCGAAAATTAATAAGGGGATCATATTAAAAACTCAtaattagttaagggaccattgatataatattattttaattgaatggTTTAGATCTATTGATGGCAACCTGATAGCAACTTTTTGGTCATAAAGCAACTGCAAAAAATGGGACcccacaaaaaattatttaaacattATAAAGATGATAAGGCTTCAGTATTTTTCTGTGTGAAATAATGGGGCACGGAATAAGaaagtaattaaatatttttttgaataaaaaattcacaaatattgttgttcaaataaatcaatattacatttttttaataaaatataggtttttttttttttttttgtggtggagcggtttgaaccccaaatcttgcatatattatgcattgtccatactaaCTGAACTATGCTCAAGAGGACAATAAAATATAGGGTTAAACATGCTTTTAAAGCCTTTAAATACATTTTAGtctctagaaaaaaaaattgaaaactttgattttttcaaagtttgaagaaattttttaaagagattaaaaattaaaattgatatttaaaggaagaaaaacatatttaatctaaaatatatcaaacaacaaataatttagtgtaatATCTTATATTTACCAccaattgttttaaaaattccTCCAAAAAAGCTTGTTTGGGGGAGAAGTGGGTGTCTGGGGGTTCGAACTttaacccctgcatataaaatacaatattcCTAACAAATGAGCTAAGCTCGTGGGGATATTCAAGTGTCTCTTTTATTAATAGTTTTATAgattaaattgaaataattttataaacaaaaagaaaactaatgTAAAAACACATCACACGCTTaaagaactattttttttattaacgaatcaacttttcataattttttttttttgaataattttcataataaaaatactaCTTATCAGATGTATTAatctatttcaaaataataatgaatCTAAATAAATGTTTAAACTCGAACTGTTTtcccttttgtttgttttggttttaccTTAACCATTTTtatccaacaaataaaaataactaaaacatTTTGCTACAGTACAGCTTTATGATAGATATTAAAAGATAGTATATTAAAAGTTGAATCCACCCAACCGTACAGCTTTcagaaatttttttatataaagaaaTTGGAATACTGACTATAGAAGGTTTTGAAAGTATTTATGTATTATgcacaaatttaatatttatgcatCGTAAACgtcaccttaaaaaaatatataatcaaggACCAAATCCAACCAAACCATATTGGTAGGTCTCATTTTCCACCTGCAAAAGGTTGAAATTGTGGTTTTTCTACAAACATTATAATAGAAAGGTCTaaaagagcaatgctatatatcaagaaagattttatcaagaaaattttaagaatgacatggcagaataatcacctttagattttatcaagaaatagtcctgaaattaatgttaaccaataaaatctcagcctgaccggaaatcatggggtagtgggtgttatgtattttttttttttatgaaagattaataaatgagactgaaatttaaaggtgattattgtgccatgtcattcttaaatctttcttataaaatgattcttgatatctagcattttccatctaaaatgatgaaaaagttGGTACGAGAGAAGTAAATCCTACACCTAACTCGAATTTAAAGTTGAAACATAAAATACACatattctaaaatatttaaagTTGTTTACCTTTGCACATAGAAGAGAAGCATATGCCGGTCACAATCATATTCATACCCAGTCATACATGATGTGTATTTTTATAGTCAAGCACGCCTGCCTACCTACCATTGACAATGTTATTTGGAAGCCAACATACAATAGTGTTATcataaaaatcagaaaaaatgtTTTCCAGGATGTGGTCCCAGATCATGAATCTCGGTCTAAAGACATACTTGGTAGCTTGCATGAAATTGACATTATCAAATAACTCTATATCATGGTGGATATTACAGAACCAAATTATAATTTGCCgtgattttgaaaaattatagtGGATCATCATGATTATAACATATCCACCAAGATACCAAACATATACGATAAGCTGTTGAATAAAACAAGAATTCATACTTGATCACATTCCGTTGACAAAATACAGAATAATAAAACTTCATTTCATCATATTACCATAGGTTGATAACAAAAGTGATGGCATTCCTTTAGTTTGACTTTTTGAAGCTTAACTTTCCTTGGCACCATTTAAAGTTACTGTACCCCAAGGAAAAAACAAGAGAGGAAAAACACAATAAAGTTGCAGATATAAGAGCTGAAGAAGAAACCAACACCAATGATGGAATAAGAACTTGGGTGAAGCATATGAGAGAAGCATCATTTCGCATTGAAGATGTCATTGATGAATACCTTCGGTTGAGGTCCTCGACATGCCCACACCCATCTATGCATGATCGCGCCTCCAAAGATAAGACCCCACGACTTGCCAAATTTTATTTAGTAGGTAACCGGTCCCTCAGCAAACGCCAAGCAAATATAGACACTTTCAAAGGTACCTGTTTGTGCCAAATCAACTCCATATTTTGATGTAACATGGGTTGTTCCTGCGATGTCAACATATCATACACACCACGAATCGTATACCCACCAGTCTGATCCGGTAACCAAAGCCACCTGTCAGAAGAGGAATCCTGCAAAGTAAGTGTAAGTAATAGTTCCCTACACTCCTCTACAAACTCTTCCTCCCAAACCCACAAGCGGCGACGccactccccccccccccccccaactCCAAACCCAACTGGAACATGTTTCCAACCGTGACAACTTTGTTGATTGTCAAATCAAAAAGCCGCAATATGTTAATAAATTTAAGAGTACCtgttaaatattttgctattaattttataattaagagtataaaattaaaatttaagtaaccctattttattgtctttagtaatttttcatattttataataggttttaaaactatatgttaataaaattgtgaataaaaagtagtaaaaaatatgtattcaaattttgattatattaaaatagacccgcaatattatttttttcgaagtgtgttcgattattagtttttttgctagattattagaaataaaaaaattattgagggggtaaagtgtagattttgaCACaaggaatgtaattcaagcttctcttagagAAGGGGGTGAAAccttttctaatatgttttgaataagatggaaggggagtgtatattttaacataagaggggaggggagtgtaattcaagcatctttggaAGAAGGgggtgtaatttactctaaaaataatcattattttttttttttttgagcaaaaaaaataatcattactTGACGAGGTTAGCTTACATCctttctgattttgttttttctttttttgttctttacGATGAAAAAGGGTGACCCCCTCTGAACATATCTATtttgaattggatttttttttattactcgaCTATaccttttatttaaattatttaattataaattaaaaaatttgtttctctcaaaaatttaaaaataatttaaatctttttaaaatatgaataattaacaacaatagaagaaataatttacaacaatattaaaaactataaaaaaaaaaaaaaaacttgattttaatcTTATGCATTTTTTCCTAcaattttccttttaatttaattaagtttttttactatttcatcattttatttcttgttaatAAAATGGAAAGACGAACATGTTAATGCTCGTCTTGACCTTAATTctcatgaaaaaaattgaaaaatgatcaACGATCTGGTCCCAAATCTTGAGTCTCATCTAGATATACTTGAAATTGACATAGTTATCTATTTTTCAAATCAACTTTGTTAAAAATTGTTGATGTACCATTTAACATTGAGGTGAGAGGTCTAAAAATGCTTATGATATCAAACATGGTTACTTACGCACTTACAttctcttctttttgtttttgaattcaaGCCAAATTTAATAGATAAATGTTTCATCAATAGTATTATAAATCAGgtaaacaataaattttattttaaatcaagaCTGAATAATATACTTAAGAACCTTAGTTTTGATAGCAGTAAATTTCGACATATcaacataatattaaatattaacataaacattttttagcCGAGTTTGATGAAAATAGCATAATAGTGTAGATGTTTTATGATTTAAAAAGaccaatttgcaaaaaaaaaaaaaaaaaaaaaaaaaaaacataaagaaataaattgttataaaatctaatttaaagAATCGCATATGGTACTTGTCCTAACCAAAATTACCAACACATCCTagaatactttttattttatttttaaatattctaaTTGACATGAATGATCTTGAAATTGAGTTTCACAAGAGTATTAGAGGTTTGCCAGCGCATCAGAGGAGGTATGTTGTTGAAATCCTGGAGAGATTTTACATGGAGAATTAATTGCAATCAATCATGCAGTAAATCCAGTTGAAACAAGACTACAATTGTCAAAGAATGATGAGAAATATGATGTGGTTCCAACAAAGTATAGGATACTCGTTAGATCAATGAGGTACCTATGCTATACAAGACTTGACCTTGCTTATAGAGTTTGAGTTGTAAGTAAATTTATGGCAAGACCAAAGGTATCTCAACCTACAGCAAAAAATGAATATTgaggcaccaaaattattatttttaattagtagtTAGTACTATATaaacatatttctttttaactagttttgattatttctaatgaatatatatttttacataaCCTTGGTTATGAATGaatctttttaaaaagaaaaaaaaatacaagaaaaacattcaaataattaaaagatcACAACTTTATTGATTCGTTTAAGATTTCAAAAATTTTAGGACCGACCATGACATTGATTCGTCCAAGATTTCAAAAATCTTAGGACCGACCATGACATTGACAATATCTAATTTATTAAGAGTGAATATATAGCCATTCAAAATTATAAAGCTTCACTATATTATATATGCTAAACTTGGAGTTGGAGCCAAAAGTGGGTCAATTCCAAAGACTCCTGCCTAACATCCCACTGACTAttataaaaaacagaaaaacggTCTGCCTGCCTAGGAATAatattttcctttgaaaagcATGGTCTGCCCACCACCAACTTAACAAAATAATCACGTTTCATCTAAAGCTGAGAACAAATTATATAGAAAAAAGTGGACAAACACCATACAGCTAGGATAATATATACAGATGATCCAAACAGCATATATAACTGAAAGGTAGCAGCAAATGCGAGTGAAATGGCAGAAACTGCAGTAATATCAGCCTTGGGAGAAGTGTTCCAACTTCTTAAGGTAAAAACAAATCTTCTAAGAGGTGTACACAAAGATTTCTTAGACATCAAAGATGAACTTGAAAGCATTCAAATCTTCCTCAAAGATGCAGATAGAAGGGCAGCAGATGAAGCAGAAACCAATGAAGGAATAAGAACATGGGTGAAGCATATGAGAGAAGCATCGTTTCGCATTGAAGATATAATTGACGAATACCTTCGGCTGATCCATACGGCCAATCCTCCTGGTAGCGGATCTGTATTCAACAAGATTACAAGCCCAATCAAAACTTTGATTCCCCGTCACAAAATTGCATCAGAGATTCAAGACATCAAGCTGACAATTCACGGAATCAAGGAAAGAAGCGTGAGGTAtaactttcaaatttcaaatgaacAAGGATCCTCAAACAGCAGCAACACTAccgaagagaaagaaaatggaagatgGCGTGATCCTCGACTGTCTTCCCTTTTCATTGAAGAAACAGAAATTGTAGGATTTGAAGGCCCAAAAGAAGAACTATATGGTTGGTTATTGGAGGGTTCAGCTGAACGCACAGTGATTTCAGTGGTAGGAATGGGGGGTCTCGGCAAAACCACTCTTGCCAAGCTAGTTTTTGACAGCCAAAAGGTAACAACACAGTTTGATTGTCAAGCTTGCATCGTAGTTTCTCAATCATACACTGTGAGAGGATTACTGATAAAAATGATGGCGCAATTTTGTCAGGAAACTGAAGACCCTCTTCCAAAGAAGTTACACAAAATGGATGACAGGTCACTGATTACAGAGGTAAGGAAATACCTAGAACATAAGAGGTATTTGATATTCTTTGATGATGTATGGCAAGAAGATTTTTCCGACCAGGTTGAATTTGCCATGCCTAATAACAACAAAGGTAGTAGGATCATAATCACCACTAGAATTATGCAAGTTGcagattttttcaagaaatcaTTTCTAGTTCATGTTCACAACTTGCAACTTTTGACTCCAAACAAAGCATGGGAACTCTTCTGCAAGAAAGTATTTAGATATGATCTTGGAGGGCGTTGTCCACCGGAGCTTGAGGCTGTGGCAAAAGAAATTGTGCAAAAGTTCAAGCAACTACCTCTTGCAATTGTGGCCGTTGCTGGTCTACTTTCAACAAAATCTAAAACCATGATTGAATGGCAAAAGGTGAGTCAAAATTTGAGCCTGGAGTTGGGGTGTAATACCCATTTAACGAGTCTAACAAAGATTTTGTCGCTTAGTTATGATGGCCTGCCTCACTACTTGAAACCATGCATTTTGTATTTTGGTTTATATCCAGAGGATTTTGCTATTCATCATAGGAGATTAACTCAACAATGGGCAGCTGAAGGGTTTGTTAAATCTGATGGGAGAAGAACTCCAGAGCAAGTTGCAGAGGAGTACTTGTCTGAATTGATTCAGAGAAGTCTAGTCCAAGTCTCGGATGTTAACTTTGAAGGGAAAGTACATACATGTCAAGTCCATGATTTATTGCGGGAAGTGATCATTAGAAAAATGAAGGATTTGAGTTTCTGCCATTGTATGCATGATGATGGTGAATCACTTGTGGTTGGGAAAACTAGACGCCTATCAATAACCACTAGCCACAACAATGTGTTGAAGAGCTCTAACATTTCACATTTCCGTGCTATTCATGTTTTTCATAAAAGTGTGTCATTGGAGCATTTCGTGGGCAAACTGTGTTCGAAATCTAGGATTTTGAAGGTACTTGACATTGAAGGTACATCGTTGAATCATATTCCTAAAAATTTGGGGAATCTTTTTCACTTAAGGTACTTAAACCTAAAGAGTACAAAAATAAAGGTTCTTCCTAAATCAGTTGGTGAGCTACAGAACTTAGAGATATTGGATATAACATACACACTTGTGCATGAGATACCAAGAGAGataaacaagctcacaaagcTTCGTCACCTTTTCGCATTACACCGTAACTATGAAGAAAAGTATTCACTGTTTGGATTTACATCTGGTGTGAAGATGGAAAAAGGT
It encodes:
- the LOC11413331 gene encoding disease resistance protein RPM1, producing the protein MAETAVSFVLGEVFQFLKEETNLLRSVHRDFSDIKDELESIQVFLKDADRRAADEADTNDGIRTWVKQLREASFRIEDVIDEYLRLMHRANPPRCGSLVGKIARQIKTLIPRHHIASEIQDIKLSIRGIKERSERYNFQISHEQGTSSSISIGERENGKWHDPRLSSLFIEETEVVGIEVPKEELSGWLLDGEAERTVISVVGMGGLGKTTLAKLVFESKKVSAHFDCRACVTVSQSYTVRGLLINMMEQFCRSTKDSLLQMLHKMDDQSLIIEVRQYLQHKRYLIFFDDVWQEDFADQVQFAMPNNNKGSRIIITTRMMYVADFFKKSFLTHIHNLQLLPPNKAWELFCKRVFRYELGGHCPSELEAVSKEIVQKCRQLPLAIVAIGGLLSTKSKTMIEWQKVSENLSLELGRNAHLTCLVKILSLSYDGLPYYLKPCILYFGLYPEDYAINHRRLTRQWIAEGFVKLEERRTPEQVAEEYLSELIQRSLVQVSNVGFEGKVQTCQVHDLMRELIIRKMKDLNFGHCMHEDSESVALGRTRRLSIATNPNNVFRSTNNLQFRAIYVFEEDGSLEHFMGKVCSQSRILKVLDIQGTSLNHIPKNLGNLFHLRYINLRNTNVKALPKSIGELHNLETLDLRETLVHEIPSEINKLTKLRHLLAFHRNYEQKYSALGSTTGVLIEKGIKNMISLKNLYYVEVDHGGVDLIEEMKMLRQLRKLGLKHVRREHGNAISAAVQEMQHLESLNITAIEEDEIIDLNFASTPPKLQRLHLKARLEKFPDWIPKFECLVQICLALSKLKDDPLQSLKNLPNLLKLNLLENAFDGEILHFQNGGFQILKELILSHLNRPNSILIEKGALLSLENLKLERIPKLKDVPSGIKHLDKLKVIDLVDMPDEFVKSIDPDGGQDHWIINHVPIVFIRQWFGPKYYDYEVRTINSSTKEVLRDENAKVSS
- the LOC11421023 gene encoding disease resistance protein RPM1 isoform X2 gives rise to the protein MAETAVISALGEVFQLLKVKTNLLRGVHKDFLDIKDELESIQIFLKDADRRAADEAETNEGIRTWVKHMREASFRIEDIIDEYLRLIHTANPPGSGSVFNKITSPIKTLIPRHKIASEIQDIKLTIHGIKERSVRYNFQISNEQGSSNSSNTTEEKENGRWRDPRLSSLFIEETEIVGFEGPKEELYGWLLEGSAERTVISVVGMGGLGKTTLAKLVFDSQKETEDPLPKKLHKMDDRSLITEVRKYLEHKRYLIFFDDVWQEDFSDQVEFAMPNNNKGSRIIITTRIMQVADFFKKSFLVHVHNLQLLTPNKAWELFCKKVFRYDLGGRCPPELEAVAKEIVQKFKQLPLAIVAVAGLLSTKSKTMIEWQKVSQNLSLELGCNTHLTSLTKILSLSYDGLPHYLKPCILYFGLYPEDFAIHHRRLTQQWAAEGFVKSDGRRTPEQVAEEYLSELIQRSLVQVSDVNFEGKVHTCQVHDLLREVIIRKMKDLSFCHCMHDDGESLVVGKTRRLSITTSHNNVLKSSNISHFRAIHVFHKSVSLEHFVGKLCSKSRILKVLDIEGTSLNHIPKNLGNLFHLRYLNLKSTKIKVLPKSVGELQNLEILDITYTLVHEIPREINKLTKLRHLFALHRNYEEKYSLFGFTSGVKMEKGIKNMASLQKLYYVEVNHGGVDLIQEMKMLSQLRRLGLRHVRREHGEAISAVIVELKHLEDLNITTIGEDESINLNFVSSPPQLQALHLKAKLDTLPEWIPKLEYLVEIKLALSYLKNDPLQSLKNLPNLLKFGLWDNAYDGEILHFQIGGFLKLKRLNLRRLNRVNSILIDEGTLISLEYLNMDRIPQLKEVPSGIRSLDKLKDINFTEMPSEFVESIDPDKGKDYMIIKHVPLVSIHHSSGPKFYDYAIRTIHSSSKQS
- the LOC11421023 gene encoding disease resistance protein RPM1 isoform X1 produces the protein MAETAVISALGEVFQLLKVKTNLLRGVHKDFLDIKDELESIQIFLKDADRRAADEAETNEGIRTWVKHMREASFRIEDIIDEYLRLIHTANPPGSGSVFNKITSPIKTLIPRHKIASEIQDIKLTIHGIKERSVRYNFQISNEQGSSNSSNTTEEKENGRWRDPRLSSLFIEETEIVGFEGPKEELYGWLLEGSAERTVISVVGMGGLGKTTLAKLVFDSQKVTTQFDCQACIVVSQSYTVRGLLIKMMAQFCQETEDPLPKKLHKMDDRSLITEVRKYLEHKRYLIFFDDVWQEDFSDQVEFAMPNNNKGSRIIITTRIMQVADFFKKSFLVHVHNLQLLTPNKAWELFCKKVFRYDLGGRCPPELEAVAKEIVQKFKQLPLAIVAVAGLLSTKSKTMIEWQKVSQNLSLELGCNTHLTSLTKILSLSYDGLPHYLKPCILYFGLYPEDFAIHHRRLTQQWAAEGFVKSDGRRTPEQVAEEYLSELIQRSLVQVSDVNFEGKVHTCQVHDLLREVIIRKMKDLSFCHCMHDDGESLVVGKTRRLSITTSHNNVLKSSNISHFRAIHVFHKSVSLEHFVGKLCSKSRILKVLDIEGTSLNHIPKNLGNLFHLRYLNLKSTKIKVLPKSVGELQNLEILDITYTLVHEIPREINKLTKLRHLFALHRNYEEKYSLFGFTSGVKMEKGIKNMASLQKLYYVEVNHGGVDLIQEMKMLSQLRRLGLRHVRREHGEAISAVIVELKHLEDLNITTIGEDESINLNFVSSPPQLQALHLKAKLDTLPEWIPKLEYLVEIKLALSYLKNDPLQSLKNLPNLLKFGLWDNAYDGEILHFQIGGFLKLKRLNLRRLNRVNSILIDEGTLISLEYLNMDRIPQLKEVPSGIRSLDKLKDINFTEMPSEFVESIDPDKGKDYMIIKHVPLVSIHHSSGPKFYDYAIRTIHSSSKQS